Proteins from a genomic interval of Paenibacillus sp. FSL H8-0048:
- a CDS encoding DUF1146 family protein, producing the protein MNTRLSAELSGAIGTSNMISMVISLICVALSWWSLQNLKLDLVIRYPKSPQGRLLHLLLAIVLGHFVAGFLLDYLGWSGLTLRMF; encoded by the coding sequence ATGAACACACGCTTATCCGCTGAGTTGTCGGGTGCGATCGGCACCAGCAATATGATATCGATGGTTATTTCCTTGATCTGCGTTGCATTATCCTGGTGGTCACTTCAGAACCTTAAGCTGGATTTGGTCATAAGATATCCTAAGAGCCCTCAGGGCAGACTGCTGCACCTGCTCTTGGCGATTGTCCTGGGTCATTTCGTAGCCGGGTTCCTGCTTGATTATCTGGGCTGGAGCGGACTTACCCTACGGATGTTTTAA
- the murA gene encoding UDP-N-acetylglucosamine 1-carboxyvinyltransferase: MSKFIVRGGNRLTGSVKVSGAKNSVLPIIAASLLAEEGVSVIVDAPPLDDVMTINKVLESLGAGITYQNDVIEVDATNITSCEAPYEWVRKMRASFLVMGPLLSRMGHTRISLPGGCAIGTRPIDQHLKGFEALGAEISLGQGYIDAKSNGRLRGAKIYLDVASVGATENIMMAAALAEGTTVIENAAKEPEIVDLANYLNGMGGIVRGAGTGVIRIEGVERMHGVRHHVIPDRIEAGTYMAAAAITGGDVYVEGAIADHLGPVIAKMEEMGVTIIPDENGVRVISDKPLKAVDLKTLPYPGFPTDMQSQMMALLLRSEGTSVVTETVFENRFMHVDEFHNMNAEIKIEGRSAIVTGNASLVGAKVCATDLRAGAALILAGLVAEGTTEVSGTHHIDRGYVHLAEKLSGLGADIWRISMEESAVPAAKEEALKPEPARSESSKAEEIRPRFQIQPSWV; encoded by the coding sequence ATGAGCAAATTTATCGTCCGCGGTGGCAACAGATTGACCGGGAGCGTGAAAGTTAGCGGCGCAAAAAATTCCGTACTACCGATCATAGCCGCCTCTCTATTGGCAGAAGAAGGAGTTAGCGTCATTGTGGACGCACCTCCGTTAGACGATGTAATGACGATTAACAAGGTATTGGAATCTCTGGGTGCAGGTATTACATACCAGAACGATGTGATTGAAGTAGATGCCACTAATATTACTTCCTGTGAAGCACCATACGAATGGGTACGCAAAATGAGGGCTTCTTTTCTGGTTATGGGCCCACTCCTGTCCCGCATGGGGCATACTCGTATTTCTCTGCCTGGCGGTTGTGCCATTGGAACTAGGCCAATTGACCAGCACCTGAAGGGTTTTGAAGCGCTTGGAGCCGAGATCAGTCTGGGCCAGGGCTACATCGATGCGAAAAGTAACGGAAGACTGCGCGGAGCCAAGATCTATCTGGATGTGGCCAGCGTAGGTGCGACCGAAAATATAATGATGGCTGCCGCGCTTGCTGAAGGCACCACAGTGATTGAGAATGCGGCTAAAGAGCCGGAGATTGTTGACCTTGCCAATTATCTGAACGGGATGGGCGGCATTGTACGCGGGGCCGGTACCGGAGTAATCCGGATTGAAGGCGTTGAGCGTATGCACGGCGTAAGACATCATGTCATTCCTGACCGGATCGAAGCTGGAACCTACATGGCAGCAGCGGCGATTACAGGCGGTGATGTATATGTTGAGGGAGCAATTGCCGACCATCTGGGTCCGGTGATTGCCAAGATGGAGGAAATGGGCGTTACGATTATCCCGGATGAGAACGGAGTCCGTGTCATCAGCGACAAGCCGCTGAAGGCTGTCGATCTCAAGACATTACCTTACCCGGGATTCCCGACAGATATGCAGTCACAGATGATGGCGCTGCTGCTCCGCTCGGAAGGAACCAGCGTAGTGACGGAGACCGTCTTCGAGAACCGGTTCATGCATGTGGATGAATTCCACAATATGAACGCGGAGATCAAGATTGAAGGCCGCTCTGCGATCGTGACGGGCAATGCCAGTCTGGTCGGCGCTAAGGTATGTGCTACGGACCTGCGTGCAGGGGCTGCGCTTATTTTGGCAGGACTTGTGGCGGAAGGCACTACAGAAGTTAGCGGAACGCATCACATTGATCGCGGGTATGTGCACCTGGCTGAGAAGCTGTCAGGACTTGGTGCGGACATATGGCGTATTTCCATGGAAGAATCGGCTGTTCCTGCCGCGAAGGAAGAAGCGCTTAAGCCTGAACCGGCCAGAAGCGAATCCTCCAAAGCCGAAGAGATCAGACCCCGCTTCCAGATTCAGCCGTCTTGGGTATAA
- the spoIID gene encoding stage II sporulation protein D, with protein sequence MKELIKLRRILKRPRSAVRARRRGARPLRRLAPAAWLAAPLLAALLLPLAVVPQRGGQQPPAPPAVPQATAAPAAPAPAAAEAPQPEVSVYLSRSGQIETLPLEEYVSGVLAAEMPAEFELEALKAQAVAARTFIARRLAAGDHSGVPVPEADVSDTVSHQAYVSKAVLERDWASGSKRAGLAKIRRAALETRGTIMTYQGQPITASFFASSGGYTENSEEYWNAAVPYLRSVASPWELQITPNLAVSYTFSNSELRSKLGLGTKDLPVSAGLGASGKATPVSAQSSASLPAEVLSLTAGHRIKQISIGGKVFTGREVREKLGLRSSQFTWKRQAGKVQITTYGNGHGVGMSQWGANGMAKQGKTATQILKHYYSGVSFTGISTLLKK encoded by the coding sequence ATGAAAGAGTTAATCAAGCTGCGGCGCATCCTGAAGCGTCCGCGCAGCGCAGTGCGCGCGCGGCGGCGCGGCGCGCGCCCCCTGCGGCGACTGGCCCCCGCCGCCTGGCTGGCAGCGCCCCTGCTGGCGGCGCTGCTGCTGCCGCTGGCTGTTGTCCCGCAGCGCGGGGGACAACAGCCGCCGGCGCCCCCGGCCGTGCCGCAGGCCACGGCCGCTCCGGCGGCGCCGGCACCGGCTGCCGCAGAGGCGCCGCAGCCGGAGGTCTCCGTCTATTTGTCGCGGAGCGGACAAATCGAGACCCTGCCGCTGGAGGAATACGTCAGCGGCGTGCTGGCGGCCGAGATGCCGGCCGAATTTGAGCTCGAAGCGCTCAAAGCGCAGGCCGTAGCGGCCCGCACCTTCATTGCCCGCCGTCTGGCCGCCGGCGACCACAGCGGGGTACCCGTTCCCGAAGCGGATGTAAGCGATACGGTAAGCCATCAGGCTTACGTATCGAAGGCCGTGCTGGAACGGGATTGGGCGTCCGGCAGCAAGCGTGCCGGACTGGCGAAGATCCGCCGCGCGGCCTTAGAGACGCGCGGGACGATCATGACCTATCAGGGGCAGCCGATCACGGCTTCCTTCTTCGCTTCCAGCGGAGGGTATACTGAGAATTCCGAGGAGTACTGGAACGCTGCGGTTCCCTACCTGCGCAGTGTAGCCAGCCCGTGGGAGCTGCAGATCACTCCGAACCTGGCGGTAAGCTACACCTTCAGCAATTCTGAGCTGAGAAGCAAGCTGGGCCTTGGAACCAAGGACCTTCCGGTGTCAGCCGGTCTGGGAGCTTCGGGCAAGGCAACGCCAGTCTCCGCTCAATCCTCTGCCAGCTTGCCGGCGGAGGTACTGTCGCTTACCGCCGGCCACCGGATCAAACAGATCTCTATCGGAGGGAAGGTGTTTACCGGGCGGGAAGTGAGAGAGAAGCTGGGGCTGCGTTCGAGCCAGTTCACCTGGAAGCGCCAAGCGGGGAAGGTACAGATCACCACGTATGGTAACGGCCACGGTGTCGGCATGAGCCAGTGGGGTGCGAACGGAATGGCGAAGCAGGGGAAGACGGCCACACAGATTCTCAAACACTACTACAGCGGGGTCTCTTTTACCGGAATCTCAACTCTCCTGAAAAAATAA
- a CDS encoding M23 family metallopeptidase — MNEQDKIKSTHDESLKNNQGDSGAKPSSWSRLLSKRWVFPAVYTAAAALILTLVWVYQDAGQKPLNPDNAAVVSQGEAGSKTGAANGDPEALEVVASAESLAWPVASPSEVEVVKPYYDENGTEENHIAAMVQYNNTFVTNTGIDIAREDNKTFDVKAALSGEVTRVEDVAVLGKVIEITSPGDLKTVYQSLGETKVKQGDEVKQGDTLATAGRNEMEKGLGNHVHFEVHEDGKIVNPSDLLPQR, encoded by the coding sequence ATGAATGAACAAGACAAAATCAAATCAACCCATGATGAATCTCTCAAAAACAATCAGGGAGATTCAGGCGCCAAGCCTTCTTCATGGAGCAGACTGTTATCCAAACGCTGGGTATTCCCGGCAGTCTACACGGCGGCAGCGGCACTTATACTAACCTTGGTGTGGGTCTATCAGGATGCCGGCCAGAAGCCGCTGAATCCTGATAACGCCGCGGTAGTATCCCAAGGTGAGGCCGGCAGCAAAACCGGAGCCGCAAACGGTGATCCCGAAGCCCTGGAAGTTGTCGCATCAGCCGAAAGCCTGGCCTGGCCGGTAGCCAGCCCGAGTGAAGTGGAAGTGGTCAAACCGTACTATGATGAGAACGGCACGGAAGAGAATCACATTGCGGCGATGGTGCAGTACAATAATACCTTTGTCACCAATACCGGAATTGATATTGCCCGTGAGGATAACAAGACGTTTGATGTGAAGGCGGCGCTCAGCGGTGAAGTTACCAGAGTGGAAGATGTTGCTGTACTGGGGAAGGTCATTGAGATTACCTCACCCGGCGATTTGAAGACGGTCTATCAGAGTCTGGGTGAAACCAAAGTGAAGCAGGGCGACGAAGTGAAGCAAGGCGATACGCTGGCGACAGCGGGACGCAATGAGATGGAAAAGGGTCTTGGCAACCATGTGCACTTTGAGGTGCATGAGGACGGTAAGATTGTGAATCCTTCGGATCTGCTTCCACAGCGCTAA
- the spoIIID gene encoding sporulation transcriptional regulator SpoIIID, with the protein MHDYIKERTIKIGRCIVETRHTVRTIAKEFGVSKSTVHKDLTERLPEINPDLADQVKHILEYHKSIRHLRGGEATKIKYKKTTGKKREVAVASKP; encoded by the coding sequence GTGCACGATTACATCAAGGAACGTACCATTAAAATCGGACGCTGCATCGTGGAAACCAGGCACACGGTCCGGACCATAGCCAAGGAATTTGGCGTTTCAAAAAGCACGGTGCACAAAGATTTAACCGAACGGCTGCCGGAAATCAATCCGGATCTGGCTGATCAGGTGAAGCACATTCTCGAATATCACAAGTCCATCCGTCATCTTCGGGGGGGAGAAGCCACAAAAATTAAATATAAGAAAACCACAGGGAAGAAGCGCGAGGTTGCCGTAGCCTCAAAGCCATAA
- the mreB gene encoding rod shape-determining protein MreB, which produces MLSKDIGIDLGTANVLIHVKGRGVVLDEPSVVTLESDTKRVLAVGEQARRMVGRTPGNITTIRPLRDGVIADFAITEMMLKYFIDSVGGRTWYSRPRILICAPTNITSVETKSIREAAERSGAKEVFMEEEPKAAAIGAGMDIYQPSGNMVVDIGGGTTDVAVLSMGDVVTASSIKIAGDKFDDAILKYIKQKYKLLIGERTAEDIKVTIGSVRPGGMKSEMDIRGRDMVSGLPQTLTISSGEVKEALWDPVSSIVAAAKSVLERTPPELSADIIDRGVVLTGGGALLNGLDELLSEQLHVPVWVAEDPMHCVVKGTGIMLDHLDKVVKKKF; this is translated from the coding sequence ATGCTTAGCAAGGATATCGGAATCGATCTCGGCACAGCCAACGTGCTCATTCATGTCAAGGGAAGGGGAGTCGTTCTGGATGAACCTTCCGTGGTCACACTTGAAAGTGATACGAAGCGGGTCCTTGCGGTTGGTGAACAGGCACGCCGGATGGTCGGGCGGACACCTGGAAATATAACGACGATTCGTCCGCTCCGTGACGGTGTAATCGCCGACTTTGCCATTACGGAAATGATGCTCAAATACTTTATTGACAGCGTTGGCGGCCGGACCTGGTATTCGCGGCCCCGTATTTTGATTTGTGCTCCCACCAATATTACATCTGTGGAAACGAAGTCCATCCGTGAGGCGGCAGAGCGCAGCGGGGCCAAAGAGGTTTTCATGGAGGAAGAGCCCAAAGCTGCAGCCATAGGCGCAGGAATGGACATTTATCAGCCTAGCGGAAATATGGTCGTCGATATTGGCGGCGGAACGACGGATGTAGCCGTATTGTCCATGGGCGACGTCGTTACCGCCTCTTCCATTAAGATTGCGGGGGACAAGTTCGACGATGCCATTTTAAAATATATCAAACAGAAATATAAGCTCCTGATCGGTGAACGTACAGCGGAGGATATCAAAGTGACCATCGGCTCGGTACGTCCGGGCGGCATGAAGTCAGAGATGGATATCCGCGGGCGTGATATGGTGAGCGGACTTCCCCAGACCCTTACTATTTCATCCGGTGAGGTGAAGGAAGCGCTGTGGGACCCGGTTTCTTCGATTGTGGCTGCGGCCAAGTCGGTGCTGGAGCGTACACCGCCAGAGCTGTCGGCAGATATTATTGACCGTGGAGTTGTGCTGACCGGCGGAGGCGCCCTGCTTAACGGACTGGACGAGCTGCTCTCTGAACAGCTGCATGTTCCGGTGTGGGTGGCTGAAGATCCGATGCACTGCGTAGTCAAGGGCACGGGAATTATGCTGGACCATTTGGACAAGGTGGTTAAGAAAAAGTTCTAG
- a CDS encoding flagellar hook-basal body protein: MLRGLYTAAAGMVTQQRRHDTATQNLVNLNTTGYKQVDSVSHAFPEVLITAMNRGVTQPVGRINTGVFAEQSVSQYLQGDLIESGKSMDFALSTDLQVPDPENPGVNLVFDGSGKSISADGEVTYRPQAFFTVQDNEGNNLYTRNGSFTVAPTGEVLSSGGFRVLGSDGNPLRLTGPQDNLKVDGQGNLINNATGQPSGTRIGISVITRPQELVRDGNGVFHADDAEAADIRFSNGTDNLQVRQGYLENSNVDATQVTVDMNAAYRAYEANQKVIQFYDSSLQKAVNEVGRV, encoded by the coding sequence ATGCTCAGAGGATTATATACAGCCGCAGCAGGAATGGTGACGCAGCAGCGCAGACATGATACGGCGACGCAGAACTTGGTCAATTTAAATACTACGGGGTACAAGCAGGTCGACAGTGTCAGCCACGCATTTCCCGAGGTGCTGATCACCGCGATGAACAGGGGCGTAACTCAGCCTGTCGGACGTATCAATACCGGGGTTTTTGCCGAGCAGTCCGTCTCCCAATACCTGCAGGGCGACCTCATTGAGAGCGGCAAGAGCATGGATTTTGCGCTGTCTACCGATCTGCAGGTCCCAGACCCGGAGAATCCGGGCGTAAATCTTGTTTTTGACGGCTCGGGTAAATCTATCAGTGCAGATGGCGAGGTTACTTACCGGCCCCAGGCGTTCTTTACGGTTCAAGACAATGAAGGCAATAATTTATATACACGTAACGGAAGCTTTACAGTTGCTCCTACAGGGGAAGTGCTTAGCTCAGGTGGATTCAGAGTGCTGGGCAGTGACGGCAATCCGCTGCGATTGACAGGGCCCCAGGATAACCTTAAAGTGGACGGGCAGGGCAATCTGATTAACAATGCTACCGGGCAGCCTTCAGGTACCCGGATCGGAATCAGCGTCATCACAAGACCGCAGGAGCTGGTGCGTGACGGTAATGGTGTCTTCCATGCTGATGATGCCGAGGCTGCAGACATCCGCTTTTCCAATGGAACTGATAATCTGCAGGTACGGCAGGGCTACCTTGAGAACTCTAATGTCGATGCCACTCAGGTCACTGTGGATATGAATGCCGCTTACCGCGCGTATGAAGCGAATCAGAAAGTGATCCAATTCTATGACAGCAGTCTGCAGAAGGCTGTGAATGAGGTCGGCCGGGTATAG
- a CDS encoding flagellar hook-basal body protein, translated as MNNSTIGAAVSMASLQQRLDIIADNIANMNTNGYKSKQGSFEDVLTRVQQQSKDYNQPGRSMPLGFNIGFGVRVPTVSSNWEEGTLQETGKPTDLALQGNGLFGVQVNGETAYTRQGAFHFTPDTANKDKMILVDNTGNPVLGANGTPISVGANVSAAIDERGQVWTKTDETQPPVLAGSLMIVEPLSKNALQAVDGNFYVLAEGVTTQQAFVQRAAGEAKDVGVRSGYLESSNVDLSREMTEMMQIQRTYQLAARALSSSDQMLGLANNMRA; from the coding sequence GTGAACAACTCGACAATCGGTGCCGCTGTCTCAATGGCCAGTCTGCAGCAGCGGCTGGATATTATAGCGGATAACATTGCCAATATGAATACCAACGGTTATAAGAGCAAGCAAGGCTCGTTCGAGGATGTGCTTACCCGTGTACAGCAGCAATCCAAGGATTATAATCAGCCTGGACGCAGTATGCCGCTGGGCTTCAATATCGGCTTTGGGGTGCGTGTGCCTACAGTGTCAAGTAATTGGGAGGAAGGCACGCTCCAGGAGACCGGGAAGCCTACGGACTTGGCGCTTCAAGGCAACGGATTATTCGGCGTTCAGGTGAACGGTGAAACGGCATATACCCGTCAGGGCGCTTTCCACTTTACCCCGGATACCGCCAATAAGGACAAGATGATTCTTGTGGACAATACCGGCAATCCTGTGCTGGGTGCTAACGGCACCCCGATCAGCGTAGGGGCTAATGTAAGTGCCGCTATTGATGAGCGCGGGCAGGTGTGGACCAAGACGGATGAGACACAGCCACCTGTTCTGGCAGGCAGCTTAATGATTGTTGAGCCGCTCAGCAAGAATGCTTTGCAAGCTGTAGATGGTAATTTCTATGTATTGGCTGAAGGCGTGACAACGCAGCAGGCATTCGTGCAAAGAGCAGCGGGCGAAGCGAAGGATGTAGGCGTTCGCTCAGGCTATCTGGAATCCTCTAACGTGGATCTGAGCCGGGAAATGACGGAGATGATGCAGATTCAGCGTACGTATCAGCTTGCTGCCCGGGCGCTGTCCTCCAGTGACCAGATGCTGGGCCTGGCTAATAACATGCGCGCGTGA
- a CDS encoding DNA-directed RNA polymerase subunit beta, protein MSREKVKTAQNAEDEQQRPVKRRRIRAWTIIQWFLIPLLLVAALGGGLVVGYVILGKKELGDVLLWSTWKHVYDLVFAP, encoded by the coding sequence ATGAGTCGTGAGAAGGTTAAGACTGCACAGAATGCAGAAGACGAACAACAGCGGCCGGTGAAGCGGCGCAGGATTAGAGCCTGGACCATCATTCAGTGGTTCCTGATTCCATTGCTGCTGGTGGCCGCACTTGGAGGCGGGCTGGTCGTAGGGTATGTGATTCTCGGCAAAAAGGAACTGGGCGATGTGCTCCTGTGGAGTACCTGGAAGCATGTATATGATCTGGTGTTCGCACCTTGA
- the fabZ gene encoding 3-hydroxyacyl-ACP dehydratase FabZ, which produces MMDTNQIQEIIPHRPPFLLVDKITEIEMGKRAVGIKNVTVNEPFFAGHFPGFPVMPGVLITEALAQVGAVAILGVEANRGKIGFLAGLDGFRFRGQVVPGDTLVLEVEITRLKGSIGKGQATAKVDGKTVASGEIMFALS; this is translated from the coding sequence ATGATGGATACCAATCAAATTCAAGAAATAATCCCCCACCGGCCCCCATTTCTGCTGGTGGACAAAATTACAGAAATAGAAATGGGCAAACGTGCAGTCGGTATCAAGAATGTAACGGTAAACGAGCCGTTTTTCGCCGGACACTTCCCTGGCTTCCCGGTAATGCCGGGTGTGCTGATTACGGAAGCCTTGGCTCAGGTAGGTGCTGTGGCTATTCTTGGAGTGGAAGCTAACCGGGGCAAAATCGGTTTTCTGGCCGGGCTTGACGGCTTCCGCTTCCGCGGACAGGTTGTCCCTGGCGATACCCTTGTGCTTGAGGTAGAGATTACCCGGCTGAAAGGCAGCATCGGCAAAGGACAAGCCACTGCCAAGGTGGACGGCAAAACGGTAGCGTCCGGCGAGATTATGTTCGCACTCAGCTAG
- a CDS encoding phospho-sugar mutase, producing the protein MTGLSPKAQETLTRWLQDPSVDENTKEELKALAGEPKELEERFYRDLEFGTGGLRGVIGAGSNRMNRYTVGRATQGFADYILGQHTGEGRPSVVIAHDSRRFSPEFTLEAALVLAGNGIETHLFPSLRSTPQLSFAVRHLKASGGIVITASHNPPEYNGYKVYNAQGGQLVPHEAEKVIANILNVDSFNGVKRISQEAAESEGLLHWLGAEEDEAFTDTVAAVSVSREEIASSLGRNFSIVYTPLHGTGNLPVRRVLEKIGFTQVHVVPEQEQPDSEFSTVKSPNPEEREAFTLAMKLGEELNADLLIGTDPDADRMGAVVRDNEGKFVVLSGNQSGALMIHYYLSRLQEQGKLPANGAVVKTIVTSEMGAAVASHYGATVFNTLTGFKYIGEKMNQFEQSGEYTYLFGYEESYGYLAGNYARDKDAVLAAMLIAEAGAYYKAQGKTLYDVLQELYAQFGYFLESLESRTLKGKDGVAQIQGIMNDWRTSPPHEIAGASVTQVLDYSLGLDGLPKENVLKYLLSDGSWFCLRPSGTEPKIKVYFAVVGESLDNAKHKVAELTSQVMARVDGK; encoded by the coding sequence ATGACTGGATTAAGCCCGAAGGCGCAGGAGACCCTGACACGCTGGCTGCAGGACCCTTCTGTCGACGAGAACACCAAAGAAGAGCTGAAGGCTCTTGCCGGTGAACCGAAGGAACTGGAAGAACGATTCTATAGAGATCTTGAATTTGGTACAGGCGGCTTGCGCGGAGTCATCGGAGCTGGAAGTAACCGGATGAACCGTTATACAGTAGGCCGGGCTACTCAGGGCTTCGCCGATTACATTCTGGGACAACATACTGGAGAAGGCAGACCCTCGGTGGTTATTGCCCACGATTCCCGGCGATTCTCGCCCGAATTCACGCTGGAGGCTGCACTTGTACTCGCCGGCAACGGAATTGAGACCCACTTGTTCCCGTCCCTGCGCTCCACGCCGCAGCTGTCCTTCGCCGTCCGTCATTTGAAGGCGTCTGGAGGCATTGTAATCACTGCCAGCCACAATCCGCCTGAATATAACGGATACAAGGTCTACAATGCCCAGGGCGGACAGCTGGTGCCGCATGAAGCAGAGAAGGTTATTGCTAACATTTTGAATGTCGACTCCTTCAATGGGGTAAAGCGCATATCTCAGGAGGCTGCAGAGAGCGAAGGCCTGCTGCACTGGCTGGGAGCCGAAGAGGACGAGGCGTTTACGGATACGGTTGCTGCGGTAAGTGTCAGCCGTGAAGAGATTGCCTCTTCGCTGGGCCGTAATTTCTCCATTGTCTATACGCCGCTGCACGGGACAGGCAATCTTCCGGTCCGCCGTGTCCTGGAGAAGATCGGCTTCACTCAGGTCCATGTGGTTCCTGAGCAGGAACAGCCGGATTCCGAATTCTCTACTGTGAAATCTCCGAATCCGGAGGAACGTGAAGCCTTCACCCTGGCGATGAAGCTGGGCGAGGAGCTGAACGCGGATCTGCTGATCGGTACAGACCCGGATGCTGACCGTATGGGCGCTGTGGTTCGTGACAACGAAGGCAAATTTGTAGTGCTGTCCGGGAATCAGTCCGGTGCGCTCATGATTCATTATTACCTGAGCCGTTTACAGGAACAAGGGAAGCTGCCGGCTAACGGCGCTGTAGTCAAGACTATTGTAACCAGTGAGATGGGTGCTGCTGTAGCCAGCCATTATGGTGCTACGGTGTTCAACACACTGACCGGATTCAAATATATCGGGGAGAAGATGAACCAGTTCGAGCAGTCCGGCGAGTATACGTATCTGTTCGGATATGAAGAAAGCTACGGTTATCTGGCCGGCAACTATGCCCGTGACAAGGATGCAGTCCTTGCTGCGATGCTGATCGCTGAAGCGGGTGCCTATTACAAGGCCCAGGGCAAGACCCTGTACGATGTGCTGCAAGAGCTGTATGCACAGTTCGGATACTTCCTGGAGAGCCTGGAGTCCCGCACGCTGAAGGGCAAGGATGGAGTGGCTCAGATTCAGGGGATTATGAATGACTGGCGGACCAGCCCTCCGCACGAGATCGCCGGTGCTTCCGTGACGCAGGTGCTGGACTATTCCCTGGGGCTTGATGGTCTGCCTAAGGAGAACGTGCTGAAATATCTGCTGTCGGACGGCTCATGGTTCTGCCTGCGCCCTTCCGGCACGGAACCGAAGATCAAAGTGTATTTTGCCGTGGTGGGTGAATCCCTGGACAACGCCAAGCACAAGGTTGCGGAATTGACCAGTCAGGTTATGGCACGGGTTGACGGGAAATAA